The sequence CAACTTGAAAGGGAAGAAATTCGCCTAGAGGAGCGAAAAGCTCTCTCACGCCTCGCTCTTCATCTGGTATTATTATCCCAAGGAGTACCTTTTATCCATGCTGGCCAAGAACGTTACCGCACAAAAGGGCTCGAAGACAACACCTACAACTTGCCAGATAGTCTCAACCAATTGGACTGGACATCCCTTTCAAAATGCCAAGAAGAAATTTCTTTTCTTGAAGAATTGATTGCTTATCGAAAATCACAGCCACTCCTTCGTTTGAAAAAAGGGCAAGAGATTCGAGACTACTGTGATGTCAAATGGTTGTCTGACCATCATTTTATCTACACGATTGAGAAAGATCGTGAAAAAATAACGATTCTTGTCAATATCAGTGATCAAGAACAGACCTATCAACATCCGAGCGATAGTCAGCTGCTATTTGCTTATCCTCATGCCAACCTCCAAGCGCCTATTCCTAAAGGAAAGAAACTTTCTATTCCTGCCCATAGTTGGCTCCTTCTCCGCGAAACTAAATCAACAAAATAAGAGGCTGGGACAAAAGTCCTAGCCTCTCAATTATTTTTGGATTGTCGAGCAAGACGCAGTGGTTGAGTGGGCTCTACTACGCTGATTTCATCAGCTTTTACAGCCCTACTCAACTGTGCGGAGGTGGGATGACGAAATCGAATTCTAACGAATTACCGATTTCTGTCCCACTCTCTTATTTTTATTCTTCTGTTTCTACAAAGCGTCCAATGATATGAACGTTTTCTGAAATGGTGATAAAAGCTTGAGGATCAGCTTTTTTCATAATATATTTGAATTCATTAAACTCTGCACGCGTAATAACTGTCAGCAGAACCGCTTTTTCCTGATGGTTATAGGTTCCCTCTGCATTGTGGATAATGGTTGCTCCACGATGCAATTTTTTATGAATCTTTTCAATAATGGCATCCGGCTGGCTCGTTACGATCATTGCCTGCATCCGTTTTTGCTTGGTAAAGACAGCATCCGTTACTCGACTCGATACGAAGATGGGAATCATAGAGTAAAGAGCATACTTCCAACCAAAGGTCAGACCAGCGATCAACATAATGGTCCCATTGACCAAAAAGGAGATGCTGCCGACATTCTTTCCTGTCCGTTTTCGAATCGTCAAACTGACAATATCCGTTCCTCCACTGGAAATGTTGTTCCGAAGAGCAAAACCAATCCCTGTTCCCATGACAACCCCACCAAATAGGGCATTCATGATCGGATCGTTGGTCAACGTAATCACTGGCACGAACTGAATAAAGAGGGAACTCATCGAAACCGTAATAAAGGTAAAGATGGTAAATTTATGGCCAATTTGATACCAAGCCACAATCATCAAAGGGATATTGATGGCATAAAAGGTTAAGGAAACGGGAATCGTAAAGCCAATAAAGCGTTGGCTCAGAACAGATAAAATCTGAGCTAGACCTGTTGCACCGCTGGAGTATACATGTCCTGGTTGAAAGAAGAAGTTGACGGCAATCGCTGATAGAAAACCATACAGCAAGGAAGCTGACACTTTTTCATCGTATTTCTCACGGGAGATGCTCTTCAGCACGCGCAATAATTTAATGTTATAAGCTAGTCGCCGCACATGATAGCGAAATAGCTTATGAAAGCGAATTTTTTTCATTTTCAATCCATCGATTAGAAGAAAAGGAAAATCTTAGAGCAACTGATTCCTAGACTCTCCCTTTTCTCTCTTGTCCTATTCTTGCTCTGCTACTTCTACTTGAAGATTTAACTCATCCAATTGCTTTTCAGAAACGACAGAAGGAGCTTGTGTCATTGGATCTGTCGCCTTGTTATTCTTAGGAAAGGCAATGACTTCCCGAATATTATCTTCACCTGCAAGAAGCATCACGAAGCGGTCCAAACCAATCGCCAATCCTCCATGTGGTGGGAAACCATAATCCATTGCTTCCAACAAGAAACCAAATTGTTCATTGGCAGCTTCTTTTGTAAATCCAAGTGCCTTAAACATCCGTTCTTGTAAATCTTTATGATTAATCCGTAGGCTTCCTCCACCTAATTCATAGCCATTTAAGACGATATCATAGGCAATTGCTCGAACTTTTGAAAGATCTCCTTCCAATTCATGCTCTGTTTCAGCTTGTGGGAGTGTAAATGGATGGTGAGCAGACATATAACGGCCTTCTTCTTCAGACCATTCAAACATTGGCCAATCCACTACCCAAAGGAAGTTGTATTGATTGTTGTCAATCAAGTCAAGCTCTTTCGCAAGACGAACACGCAAAGCACCAAGCGTTGCATTGGCTACTTCAAGAGTATCTGCTACAAAGAGAACTAGATCTTTGTCTTCTAACTGTAAAGCAGCTGTCAAGTCACTTGTCAAGTCTGTCAAGAACTTCGCAACAGGACCGTTCAAAGTACCCTCAGCATATTTCACCCAAGCAAGACCTTTTGCACCGTATTGCTTCGCAACTTCTGTCAATTTATCGATGTCTTTACGAGAGTAATGATCCGCTGCACCTTTGACAACAATCGCCTTAACTGTTGGAGCTTCTGAAAAGACTTTAAAGTCTACACCCTTGACAAGATCTGTCAAGTCTTGAAGCAACATTTCAAAACGTGTATCTGGTTTATCTGAACCATACAAGGCCATGGCATCATCATAATTCATCCGTGGGAATGGGAGTGTTACTTCAATTCCCTTGGTTTCTTTCATAACACGGGCAATCAAGCCTTCTGTGATATCTTGGATTTCTTGATCACTCAAGAAAGAGGTTTCCAAGTCGACCTGTGTAAACTCAGGTTGACGGTCTCCACGTAAATCCTCATCACGGAAACACTTCACGATTTGATAATAGCGGTCAAATCCAGCATTCATCAACAATTGTTTTGTAATCTGAGGACTTTGTGGAAGGGCATAGAAATGACCCTTATTGACACGAGAAGGAACCAGGTAGTCACGTGCTCCTTCTGGAGTTGACTTAGAAAGAAACGGTGTTTCCACATCAATAAATTCTAATTCATCTAAGTAATTGCGGATCGAATGAGTTACTTTTGCACGGAGTTTGAGATTTTCCAACATCTCAGGACGACGAAGGTCTAAGTAGCGGTAACGAAGACGGGTATCATCATTGGCTTCAATTCCGTCCTTGATTTCAAATGGTGTTGTTTTAGCAGTATTAAGAACCGTAATAGCTTCTACCTTGAGTTCTACTGCTCCAGTTGGCAAGTTCGGATTAGCTTGTTCACGAGCTTCCACAAGACCTGTCACTTCTACAACATATTCACTACGGATGCTTTCAGCTGTAGCCATCACTTCTGCACTAACTGTTTCTGGATTGATCACCAATTGCATGATTCCTTCGCGGTCGCGTAGATCGATAAAGATCAAACCACCCAAGTCACGACGACGGCTAACCCATCCTTTCAAGGTAATATGAGTTCCAATGTGTTCTTCACGAACACGTCCAGCATACATTGAACGTTTCATTTCTAATTAATCTCCAAACTAATATTCTTCCTTCTATTTTACCATAAAGACCAACAGAAAGTGGCCTTTAGCTCAACTTTTTCAGTCAGCAACTTCTTTAGTTATCGTGGCTGACTTCTTCCTTCTTTTTGGGATCATCGTAGAGAGTGGGTGCTAGCACCTTCATTAAAGTCGCTGTCCCAAATCGCAAGACAGCTGCTGCTAGTCCAAAAATAGGGGATAGGTAGCGGAAAAAGAAATCTCCCCTAAGTGCGTAGGTCATGCCACCCACAATAAAAAAGATCACAATTCCCTGAACGATTGCGTAAAACCAAATTTTTTTCACACTATTTCTCCTTTTCACAAACTAGCTGACTTATCCACTGTTTTTTATTACTTATCCACAAAAATGTGGATAACTTTAACCTGTTTTCCCCTCAAAAGAGGAAGTTTCATCAGCATCAGGACTTGCTTTCACCCATTTACAAGTAAGTTTCCCACAGCCTGTGGGTAACTCTCTTGCTTATTTGTGACTTTCTCGTCACTTTCCTCACAAATCAAGGAGCCAGGATTCGATCCTGCCCCCTTTGATCAAGCATTATTTAAATTCGTCCGGTGTCCCTTTATATTGGGCCCAGTCTTTACTGAAGAAGCGATCATTTAGATGGTAAGTTGGTGCTTTTTCAGCCTTTGTGACAAAGGGATTGACCGCTTTATCAAAGGCTAGCCAACCATTCCATCCCATATGAATCGTGTCTTCCATAAAATAGGACTGATCACCATCTTTAGAAAAGTCTGCAATATTAGTAAAACCTTGACTTTCCAATTGGTAACGAATCTTTTGAACAGCCTGTTCATACATGTCTTGGCTCAAGCCTGTGTATTTCATCCATTTGGCATTAACTGGAGGAATGACAAAGATAACATTGGTCCGAGATTTAGCAAACTGGTCTAGAACCAATTGCAAGTCATTGTACTCTGGAGATTGAACATAGGATTCGTTTTTTTGGAAACCTTTTAGTTTCTTCAACTTCATTTTTAAACGGGTATTGTAAAAATGATTGCTGATCCCAAGGTCGTTGTTATTGGTTTTGACTTTTGCTTCAGCCGTTGCAATTTCTTCCAATTTCTCATATGAGAATTGATCTGGTAAATCTTGTAGACGTTTTTTGACCTTCTTATCGTAATTCCCGTTTGTACGCGTTGCAAGATTACTAAACAAAGCATCTTCGCGTTGGACAAGGTGGGAAACAAGCTGGTTCAAAGACTGATCAAATCTGGAAATTTTCTTTCCTTGAGAAATATTCGTTACAACACTTTGAAAGGCGACATTTGGATACTGTTGTAACAGACGCTTTGCAGCATACTGGGATGCAGCATCCTGTTGGTGATTTGCAATAAAGCTATTCAACTGATCGCTATTAAAGAATTGTTGAAAGGCAGAGGAATCATAGCCCTTCTTAGTGAACCATTGCGGAGAAACTACATAAACAGCTGTATTGTCCTTGAGTTCTGGCAAAATCTGTTGCATCCCAAAATACTGGTTCAAAGAAGCCGCACCACGTTCTCCTAAAAAGTAGGGTCTGTAATTGCGGTCATATTTTTCAGCCAAAACTGCTGGATGCACCACATCAAAACGCAACCATTCACTTGAGCCGAAATAAGGAACAAAGCGATGCTGTGGATCCGAAAGTGCTTCTTGCTTCTTTGTACGACTCTTGAAGCCTTCTGCATTCAGACTAACCGCAGCTTTTTTCTCTTCAGTATAGTTGTGCTTATGATTGATTGGATAAAAGAATAATAAAGCTGCTACCATGAGGAGCGCGCAAAATACGGGCCCTAAAATCAGCCACAAACGCTTAAGCATTCTGAAGCTCCGTTACACCTTCTACGATCTTGTTAGCAGTATTCCAATCATCGCGTCCAAATTCAGATACAGGAACACGGATTCCAAAGCGATTTTCCAGTTCCACAATCAATTCGACTGTTCCCATACTATCAAGGACACCCGCATCAAAGAGATCCTCATCCATCATGTCTGAGACATCTTCCATAAACAATTCGTCAATAATTTCAATTACTTGTGATTTTACATCCATTTTTCTATACTCCTTTTATTTCAATTTTGGAAACCATTGTTGATCCAAGAATCCTGAGAAAATCAGGAAGGACAGCATTACCGTGTTAAAGGTGATAAAGATCCCTAAAGCTTTGGTCCAACGATTGTCCGGTATAGGATCCAATCCTTTTGCTTTTCTTTCTTTATTGATGGTCTTTTTCTTGCGAATCCAAGCATCATTGATAACCAGTCCAAGCCCATGGAAGAGCCCATAAGCGATGTAGTACCAGGTCACCCCGTGCCAGAAGCCCATGACCAACATATTGATAATATAGGCAACATTTGAGGTGGTAATCCGGCTCTTGAATACTTTATTGCGCATCAATACCATCACGAGACGCATAAATACAAAATCACGGAACCAGAAAGATAAACTCATATGCCAACGATTCCAGAATTCCTTTAAGTCACGTGATTTAAAGGGACGATCAAAGTTGATGGGACTTTTAATCCCCATCAGATTGGAAGCTGCTAAAGCAAACATCGAATAGCCCGCGAAGTCAAAGAAGAGGTCAAAGCCATAGACATACATGACTCCCAGCGTTCCGATATTGAAGAATCCACCTTGAGACAAGGCATAGGTCTGCACATGACCTAACAATAAGTGGCCAAAAATATGAGCTAGGATAAATTTGTAAAGGAAGCCATACATGATATACTTAACAGCTTGCTCCAACATATCCAATAATTCTTCACGCTCAGGAATGGCTTTATAATCCTCATTAAAACGCTTGAAACGATCAATCGGCCCACTTGAGAAGGTCGGCATAAAGAGCATGAAGCGTAAGAATTCCCAGAGTGTGAATTCTTTCAAGACACCATCTCGCATTTCGATGATCATTCCGACAGCCCGGAAAGTTAAATACGAAATCCCTAAAAATCCAAACAAGGATTGGTGCCCATTCTTGATCGCTGGCTCCACCTTAACAAAGATCAGGGGCAAGACAGACAAGAAGGAATGAAGATAGAAAATCCACTTATTGTCCGCTTTCTGACGATAAATCTTGTAGGAATACACAATCAAGATTTGCCAGACTACGTAAAAGAGCAGGGCATAAATTTGCTTGAGATTCGAACCTGTCAGCATCAAAATGATAAAGATCAGACTCACAAGTCCTTCATATACCGGAAATCTCTTTTTGAAAAAGAGGCCCACAAAGATCGGCAAAAAAGCTAGAATGAGGTAGATAAAATAGATCGGTGTTCCATAGTGTTCTAAATGAGGGAGCTGTTTCAAAAACTCGATCATCGGTTGTTAACCTCGCTAATCAACCCTTTGATGTCGATTTTCCCGTTTGGTGTTAATGGCAGGTTGTCACGATAGAGGAATTTTGAAGGCATCATATAAGACATCATGATGTTTTCTAAATCTTCCTTAATAGCTTTCGTGATATCAATTTCGCGCTCAAATTGTTCTTTGACGCCCTCTTTTAAGATGACATAGGCCAAGAGATTTTGGACCTTGTGATCTTTATTATAACGCGGTACTGCGACTGCTGAGTCAATATACTTCGATTTATTCAAGTTTTGAGAGACATCCTCTAGCTCGATACGATAACCGTTAAACTTAATTTGGAAGTCCATCCGTCCACCGTAGAGAAGGAGACCTTCATCCGTCATGGTTCCGACATCTCCCGTATGGTAGGCTGGAAGACCTTCAAATTCGAAGAAGGCTTCTGCTGTTTTCTCTGGATTATTCATATAACCTTTTGAAACGGCTGGGCCAGATACGATAATCTCCCCTTGCTCACCATTTGGCAATTTGTTACCTGCCTCATCAATGATGAAGGTTGGAGAATCTTCTTTGGTATAACCAATTGGTAGACGTTTCAAAGTAGCTAACATCTCATCTGTTACGGCTACAGCCGAAAGAGCTACAGTTGCTTCCGTTGGGCCGTAGGCATTGATGATGCGTGCATTTGGGAAACGCTCACGCAATTTCTGAGCCGTTTTAACGGTCAACTCTTCCCCATCAAAGTAGAAATGGGTGATTCCTGGCATCTTTTCAGCATTGAAATCCTCAGACAACATGGCCATATCTGCGAAAGATGGTGTTGAAGTCCAGATAGCAATCGGAAGAGAAAAGATCGTCGCAAAGAGTTGTTTGAAGTCTTGAGTGATAGCTGATGGAAGGGCGAAAAGCGTTCCTCCAAGAGCTAAGGTCGGTGCCCAGTACATGACAGACAAGTCAAAGGAATAGGGCGGTTGCGCCAACATTTGCGGACGCTCTGGCGTTGCAAATTCCTTGTCCGTAATCATCCAGTTGGTAAAGCTGAGCAAGTTATCGTGCGAAATTTGCACCCCTTTTGGCTTTCCGGTTGTCCCTGAGGTAAAGATGATGTAGTAGTTATCATCCCCTTTGACTGGATGTTGCAAGTCATAGGCATGCTGAGCCGCATAAGCTTCACGCACTTGCTCCAAAGACATGATTGGAGCAGCTGGGTTTTCCAATGGAAATTCATTGATGGCAATAATCAAGCTTGGCTCTGCTACTTCAACAATGGCAGACACGCGCTCCAAGGCAGAGTGGCTATCAATTGGGATATAGGCATGGCCAGATTTTGTCAAGGCCACAAAGGTTGCTAACATTTCATATTCTTGTCCACCAAAGACCACTACAGGTGACTTTTCAGGAAGTCCCATTTGGTCAAGGTGGGCAGCCAAGCTATCTGAATCAGCCTTCAATTGGCCATAGGTATGCTCCTCACCAAGGACATTGTAAACCGGATAGTCTGGTTGTAGTTGCGCATAACGTTCAATTGTCTCGATCATATCAGTAATTGGTTGGTTTGACACGGCTAGGAGTCTCCTTTTCTAAAATTCGTTGTAGATAAAGCCACCCTGACCTTGACCAAGGTAACTAAAGAAATAAAGTAGGGCTAGGAAAATGGCGAAATACAAGACCGTCTGCCCGATAAATTTATAAAGTGTTTTATGTTTCATAAGTTTCACTCTTCATTTTGGTTGTTACTCACTATTTTACCATTTTTTATACCAAGTAAGCAATTTTAAACATAGTGAGAATGTGGTAGAAAACGTTATCATTTCAGATCATTCAAGCCGTCTAACAAAAGTATTTTTCTTTAATCAGTTTTCTGGTTGAAATCTTATTCTATTTCACAGTCCCCTGATGAATCAACTCTAGACACTTGTCCAGATCCACGTCTCTTTCAAAATGGGTAGGTGTCCAAGGAATCTCTATATCTGGTAGAACACCCTGATCCGTCATTCCTTTACCTTGATCCACGCTTAAACAGCGAGAAGTGGGAAACATTAAACAAAAATTATCATAATCAACCGTACAACAATTAGAGTAGTCTAGAATTCCGAGAGTTGGTCGACCCACCACCGTTACCTTCTTAAACTGCTTCATCATATGGACGAAATTATCTCCAGAAGAAGCGCAGTAGATATCTGACAAGATAAAGATCTGTTCAGGATAGTGACTTCCTCTGACCTCTGGGAAAAATTCCTCGCTTTCTTCCTTATACGGTACATAGCCTTCTCCCCGATGGCGGAGCAAATCCTCTCTCATATCTTCAAGCAGCTTAACTGTTTCAGGACTAATTTCTTCCTGTTGCATCCAGTTCTCAAAGTCTTTCAAGCGCAGGTCAACATTTCGCTCCGTGTAGAGAATTTCCATGCCATCATCATCCCAATCAATGCCTTCATAGCCCTGATCCTTCTCTAAACCTAGATGCAATAGAGGGATATATAAAGAATCTGTCCCTCCTCCGTTCTGTCGGACATCAATGAGAAGAAACTTGATTTCCGTCATCATCGGTAAACACTCTTGATATACCCGACTAATAGCTTTCTCATCCATAAAGTTATCCAGACGAAGATAAAGAATCTCATCGTCTAATCGTTTCCAAAAAATATGATCCTGGATCGGTTCTCGACTGGGTACTACTTCAATGGACTTTTCTATCCCTTCTCGAAGCAGGGTGACACTAGTTGACTGAGAGACCAAATCTGCCCATTCTCTATAATGTCTTTCGGGGTTCTTGCTAATAAAATAGTCTTTATGAAGAGAAGCTATCTGATCCAAGTCACTCCCATCCAGACCTAGGATCTGATCTCCTACTTGAAGACCAGTATCTTCATTAGCTTCCTCAACATACAATTTCTGTCCATTTATTCTCAAAAGAAACCCTTTTTGACTGGCTTTTTTATCTCGAAAGGAAACATGCCCGATCACCCCAAAACTAGCTAGGTAAGTCTTGACTTGATAGAGAAAGGCATCATCTGTCATATCATCTGTAATGTTTTCTCGAAAAGGCTCTGGATCGCATCCTTTTCGATCCTTGATGGTAGATGAATCATGGGTCATAATAGAGACGACATCTTCAAAAATAGCAGTCTTTTTCATAAAGGATTCCTTCAATTTTTTAGAAACAGTATACCACTTTTTCTTAAAAAGTTCTTAAAACCTTAAAAAACTATCCTAAAGTAGGATAGCCGTTATAGATTCTTTCTTTTCTTCGCTTTCTTTGTCAGAGCGACATCACAATTTTCAATCTTGCTAATCAATAGATTGGCAAGGGCAAAATCATCGATGTTCGATTTCATATTTACCTCATAGTTCAAGGTCAGTTGTTCTCCAGCTTGGGCCGTTGTGACAGAAATAAAGTCAATTTCTGAACAACTTTGGTCTAACAACTGGCTGATTTGTTCTGCAACAGACTCCTGTTTTGTGACGGTAATGGTCAAATGACGGCGCCGTTGATGGTCTGCCTTACTCTGTTTGCTCTCTAATACCAGCCACACCCCTAGTAAAGAAAGGGTTGATAAAATGGCCAATAAAAGATAGCCCGATCCAGCTGCCAGTCCTATAATCATGGCTAAGAAAATGGCAATCAGCTCTCTCGAACCACTCGTAGCCGAACGAAAACGAATCAAACTAAAGGTCCCTGCCACTGCAATCGAGGTTCCCAAACTTCCATTGACCAAAAAGATGACTAAGGTCATCATACAAGGAAGCAAGGTCAAACTAATGACAAACTCTCGAGTGTAAAGTGTTCGGTATTTATAGGTCCAAGATAAGGCCATCCCTAGAAAGAGGCTGACCAAAAGGGCCAGCAGTAAGCGCAAGGGATCCACCGTTGCTGTGGCATTATTAAAAATAGAATCAAATAGATTAGACATAGGCAGCACCTACCGTTTCTTGAACTGGCCTTGGGGCATAATCCAAACCTTGTGATTTATGATAAGCACAGCTATATTTTGAAAATTTTTGCTTCACCAAACCATACTTCTCTAAAATATCCTTTAGCCATTTAGGTTCTTGGCCAGGAGCCTTAATTTCCATGATCACGAAGTCATCCTCTAGTAGAGGTTCTCCTTTCTTCCCATCAAAAAGGCTAACAGCCTGATCTCGAAAGACTAGGTTTTGATCGATTGTCACGCGAATCTTCTGATAAGGATAAACCTGAATGGATTTCTTTTCTTTGAGAGACAGACGATCATAGTAAATGAACATCCGCGGTTCCAATCGATGACCATAACGTTTGCGCAATCTCTGAATCTCTTGCACTAAGTCTGGATCTTGTATCTGATGATCTACTGTCCCATCTGTCATCAAGTTGATAATGGCTTGCGAAGTAGCAACTAGACGGAATTTATGGCCAATTCCTTCTTCATCTTTTGACTTCACCTCTAGAAACACTGGACTGTCTGCTTGAGGTTTTTCTATATAAGTCCGCATCCGAATTTTTTCACGGCGGTGTTGTTTGGCAAGAGCATCTTGAATGACATCAAAATTTTCCGTATCAAAATAAATGTTTGAAATGGTTGAGGTTGGGTAATCATCTTCTACGACGTATTCTTTTAAGTCTTTGATCAAGTCCTTCGCGTCATCTTTTGCGACGATATATTTTGTTTCGATTCGTTTGAAACTTGTCTCAATTGTTTTTTTCATGTTTCTTCTCCTTTAAGGGGGGCTATTGTTTCTAAACTTCAGTAAGTATGAATACGACTTACGTACTTTCTAGTTTAATGGGACTTTCTTAACTGGTCATTAAGCCAAACTTAAAGAAAACTAAAGTTAAGGTTCCTTTCAGAAAAACTTTAGGAAACTTTCAGCTAGCAACTTTAGACTAGGAGCATATCAATTGAACGAGAGGAAAAGCTCATGAAATCAAACAAATGGAAATTTTTATTAACGGGGGCCGCAACCCTCACCTTACTGACAGCTTGTACCCAGGCATCATCACAATCAGCTACAAAAAGCAATACTGCACAAACAACCGCTACTTCTACTTCAAAAAATAAAACAAACAATTCCAACTATTTTACAGATAAGGACAAGGACAGCTCTTATGATGAAAGCAAAGCCTCTACTGTAAAACTGTCTGGATCTTCTGCAAGTGTATCAGGTGACGGCGTAGCTGTATCTGGATCAACTGTGACCATCTCAAAGGCTGGAACCTATGTCATCTCTGGTGAATCCGATGGGGTTCAAATCAAGGTCGAAGCAGGTGACTCAGATGATGTTCACATCGTCTTGAAAGGCGTTACCATGACCAACACCAACGCGCCAATTTCTGCTACGAAAGCCGGGCATGTCTACCTGACTCTAGCGGATGGCACGACCAATACCTTGTCTGATTCAAGCTCCAACACTGATGAAGATGCCGATGTGGTGATCTTCTCTAAGGGCGACCTCACCATCAATGGTTCAGGTACGCTCAACATTGACGCCAAGAAGAACAACGGGATCAAGGCCAATGACACTCTCCATATCACAGGTGGAACCTATAAGATCACGGCTGTAGGAGATGCCTTCAACGTCAATGACGAACTCAATATCACTGGTACGACCATGACCATCGATGCAAATGAAGATGCAGTCAAGGTGGATAATGATGAAGATACTTCGGTCGGAACCATGTATCTTTCAGATAACAAAATGACCATCACCGCAGGAGACGATGGGATCCATGCTTCTGGTGATCTGATCATCGATAGCGGAACCTATGAGGTAACAGAGTCTGTCGAAGGTCTCGAAGGAAAATCGATCACCATCAACGGTGGAGATATCACCATCTATGCAACCGATGACGGTGTCAATGCAGCCAATGCTAATGCCAACCAAGATGAAATTTTCTTCACCATGAATGGTGGAACACTCAACGTTGAAGTTGGCCAAGGCGATACCGATCCAATTGATTCGAATGGAAATATCACCGTTACCGGAGGAACCATTAAATTA comes from Streptococcus parasanguinis ATCC 15912 and encodes:
- a CDS encoding YitT family protein; the protein is MKKIRFHKLFRYHVRRLAYNIKLLRVLKSISREKYDEKVSASLLYGFLSAIAVNFFFQPGHVYSSGATGLAQILSVLSQRFIGFTIPVSLTFYAINIPLMIVAWYQIGHKFTIFTFITVSMSSLFIQFVPVITLTNDPIMNALFGGVVMGTGIGFALRNNISSGGTDIVSLTIRKRTGKNVGSISFLVNGTIMLIAGLTFGWKYALYSMIPIFVSSRVTDAVFTKQKRMQAMIVTSQPDAIIEKIHKKLHRGATIIHNAEGTYNHQEKAVLLTVITRAEFNEFKYIMKKADPQAFITISENVHIIGRFVETEE
- the aspS gene encoding aspartate--tRNA ligase; the encoded protein is MKRSMYAGRVREEHIGTHITLKGWVSRRRDLGGLIFIDLRDREGIMQLVINPETVSAEVMATAESIRSEYVVEVTGLVEAREQANPNLPTGAVELKVEAITVLNTAKTTPFEIKDGIEANDDTRLRYRYLDLRRPEMLENLKLRAKVTHSIRNYLDELEFIDVETPFLSKSTPEGARDYLVPSRVNKGHFYALPQSPQITKQLLMNAGFDRYYQIVKCFRDEDLRGDRQPEFTQVDLETSFLSDQEIQDITEGLIARVMKETKGIEVTLPFPRMNYDDAMALYGSDKPDTRFEMLLQDLTDLVKGVDFKVFSEAPTVKAIVVKGAADHYSRKDIDKLTEVAKQYGAKGLAWVKYAEGTLNGPVAKFLTDLTSDLTAALQLEDKDLVLFVADTLEVANATLGALRVRLAKELDLIDNNQYNFLWVVDWPMFEWSEEEGRYMSAHHPFTLPQAETEHELEGDLSKVRAIAYDIVLNGYELGGGSLRINHKDLQERMFKALGFTKEAANEQFGFLLEAMDYGFPPHGGLAIGLDRFVMLLAGEDNIREVIAFPKNNKATDPMTQAPSVVSEKQLDELNLQVEVAEQE
- the dltD gene encoding D-alanyl-lipoteichoic acid biosynthesis protein DltD; amino-acid sequence: MLKRLWLILGPVFCALLMVAALLFFYPINHKHNYTEEKKAAVSLNAEGFKSRTKKQEALSDPQHRFVPYFGSSEWLRFDVVHPAVLAEKYDRNYRPYFLGERGAASLNQYFGMQQILPELKDNTAVYVVSPQWFTKKGYDSSAFQQFFNSDQLNSFIANHQQDAASQYAAKRLLQQYPNVAFQSVVTNISQGKKISRFDQSLNQLVSHLVQREDALFSNLATRTNGNYDKKVKKRLQDLPDQFSYEKLEEIATAEAKVKTNNNDLGISNHFYNTRLKMKLKKLKGFQKNESYVQSPEYNDLQLVLDQFAKSRTNVIFVIPPVNAKWMKYTGLSQDMYEQAVQKIRYQLESQGFTNIADFSKDGDQSYFMEDTIHMGWNGWLAFDKAVNPFVTKAEKAPTYHLNDRFFSKDWAQYKGTPDEFK
- the dltC gene encoding D-alanine--poly(phosphoribitol) ligase subunit DltC; translation: MDVKSQVIEIIDELFMEDVSDMMDEDLFDAGVLDSMGTVELIVELENRFGIRVPVSEFGRDDWNTANKIVEGVTELQNA
- the dltB gene encoding D-alanyl-lipoteichoic acid biosynthesis protein DltB gives rise to the protein MIEFLKQLPHLEHYGTPIYFIYLILAFLPIFVGLFFKKRFPVYEGLVSLIFIILMLTGSNLKQIYALLFYVVWQILIVYSYKIYRQKADNKWIFYLHSFLSVLPLIFVKVEPAIKNGHQSLFGFLGISYLTFRAVGMIIEMRDGVLKEFTLWEFLRFMLFMPTFSSGPIDRFKRFNEDYKAIPEREELLDMLEQAVKYIMYGFLYKFILAHIFGHLLLGHVQTYALSQGGFFNIGTLGVMYVYGFDLFFDFAGYSMFALAASNLMGIKSPINFDRPFKSRDLKEFWNRWHMSLSFWFRDFVFMRLVMVLMRNKVFKSRITTSNVAYIINMLVMGFWHGVTWYYIAYGLFHGLGLVINDAWIRKKKTINKERKAKGLDPIPDNRWTKALGIFITFNTVMLSFLIFSGFLDQQWFPKLK
- the dltA gene encoding D-alanine--poly(phosphoribitol) ligase subunit DltA, giving the protein MSNQPITDMIETIERYAQLQPDYPVYNVLGEEHTYGQLKADSDSLAAHLDQMGLPEKSPVVVFGGQEYEMLATFVALTKSGHAYIPIDSHSALERVSAIVEVAEPSLIIAINEFPLENPAAPIMSLEQVREAYAAQHAYDLQHPVKGDDNYYIIFTSGTTGKPKGVQISHDNLLSFTNWMITDKEFATPERPQMLAQPPYSFDLSVMYWAPTLALGGTLFALPSAITQDFKQLFATIFSLPIAIWTSTPSFADMAMLSEDFNAEKMPGITHFYFDGEELTVKTAQKLRERFPNARIINAYGPTEATVALSAVAVTDEMLATLKRLPIGYTKEDSPTFIIDEAGNKLPNGEQGEIIVSGPAVSKGYMNNPEKTAEAFFEFEGLPAYHTGDVGTMTDEGLLLYGGRMDFQIKFNGYRIELEDVSQNLNKSKYIDSAVAVPRYNKDHKVQNLLAYVILKEGVKEQFEREIDITKAIKEDLENIMMSYMMPSKFLYRDNLPLTPNGKIDIKGLISEVNNR
- a CDS encoding teichoic acid D-Ala incorporation-associated protein DltX gives rise to the protein MKHKTLYKFIGQTVLYFAIFLALLYFFSYLGQGQGGFIYNEF